Genomic segment of Mycolicibacterium psychrotolerans:
CCGACGGACTCATCCTCACCAACAATCATGTGGTCGCCCCGGCGACCGAGAGCGGCACCGCGGGCGCTCAACCCGCGGCTTTCGACGGCGGAGACACGACGAGCACCGTGACGTTCTCCGACGGGCGCAGCGTGCCGTTCACCGTGGTCGGCACCGACCCGACCGGCGACCTGGCCGTCGTGCGCGCCCAGGCCGTCACCGGACTGACGCCGATCGCCATCGGCTCCTCGAAGGACGTCCGGATCGGCCAGGAAGTGGTCGCCATCGGATCCCCGCTGGGTCTGCAAGGCACCGTCACCAAAGGCATCGTCAGCGCATTGAACCGACCGGTGACAGCCGGAGAAGGCGGTGGCGACTCCGGCGTCGTACTTGAGGCGCTGCAGACGGATGCCGCCATCAACCCCGGTAACTCAGGCGGTCCCCTCGTCAACATGAAGGGCGAACTGATCGGCGTGAACTCGGCCGGCGCCAGCACCGGTTCCGGTGGGGGGTCGATCGGACTCGGTTTCGCGATCCCGTCGGATCAGGCCAAGCGCATCGCCGACGAGTTGATCTCCTCCGGCACCGCCAGTCACGGATCGCTCGGGGTTCAGCTGAGCACCGACGGAGGAGACGCGGCCGGCGCGGCGGTGGCCGACGTCGTCGCGGGCAGTCCGGCGGCCCAGGCTGGCCTGTCGAGCGACTCGGTGATCACCAAGATCGACGATCAGGTCATCGACGGACCGGAGGCTCTCGCCGCGGCGGTGCGGTCCAAGGCGCCGGGTGATCAAGTGTCGGTGACTTATCAGGACGGTTCGGGCGCGACGCGGACCACGCAAGTCACGCTCGGGTCCACGTAGCCGAGGGCGGGAAATCAGCGGCGTGGGTCGATGATCGTGATGCCGGCGGGCGAGGCGGTGTCGAAGGTCGGCAGT
This window contains:
- a CDS encoding S1C family serine protease, with product MVLAGAAAIAIAGGGIGAATAVAVQDHAPSSATSPSAERVQALKPAADAAPGSVEQVAATVMPSVVKLQITTGQGVAEGSGIVLSPDGLILTNNHVVAPATESGTAGAQPAAFDGGDTTSTVTFSDGRSVPFTVVGTDPTGDLAVVRAQAVTGLTPIAIGSSKDVRIGQEVVAIGSPLGLQGTVTKGIVSALNRPVTAGEGGGDSGVVLEALQTDAAINPGNSGGPLVNMKGELIGVNSAGASTGSGGGSIGLGFAIPSDQAKRIADELISSGTASHGSLGVQLSTDGGDAAGAAVADVVAGSPAAQAGLSSDSVITKIDDQVIDGPEALAAAVRSKAPGDQVSVTYQDGSGATRTTQVTLGST